In Pseudomonadota bacterium, the following proteins share a genomic window:
- the proC gene encoding pyrroline-5-carboxylate reductase, protein MKVVFIGGGNMATALISGLLEKGSSPSDFLVVDIAKEARTKFESIQISTAPNFIESDFNADVVVLAVKPQNLKEVVQSCATSLKTSLIVSIVAGIPIASVRHWLNGYSRIIRVMPNTPALIQAGVSGMYGDDMTRVDRELAENVMSCVGRYIWCQTESLIDVVTAISGSGPAYVFYFIEALEAVGIELGLDRDAAELLAVETFLGASRLAARSEESASALRERVTSKGGTTAAALASFDGDKLKDMIARGVRRARDRSEELAKEFGGAK, encoded by the coding sequence ATGAAAGTCGTTTTTATCGGCGGCGGAAACATGGCGACCGCACTTATCAGTGGGCTCCTGGAAAAGGGTTCGTCTCCGAGCGATTTTCTGGTTGTAGATATAGCTAAAGAGGCAAGGACAAAATTTGAGAGCATACAGATCAGTACTGCGCCAAATTTTATTGAGTCTGATTTTAATGCTGATGTTGTTGTCTTGGCTGTAAAGCCTCAAAACCTAAAAGAAGTGGTGCAGTCGTGTGCGACAAGTCTTAAGACAAGTCTTATTGTCAGCATTGTTGCCGGCATTCCCATCGCATCTGTCAGACACTGGTTAAATGGCTATAGTAGGATCATTCGTGTTATGCCGAATACTCCTGCGCTGATACAAGCTGGAGTGTCAGGTATGTATGGAGATGACATGACCAGAGTTGATCGCGAATTGGCGGAAAATGTTATGAGTTGTGTTGGGCGATATATATGGTGTCAGACAGAATCGTTAATAGATGTAGTCACGGCAATCTCTGGAAGTGGACCTGCCTACGTATTTTATTTTATTGAAGCTCTAGAAGCTGTGGGTATAGAGTTAGGGCTTGACCGCGATGCTGCCGAGTTACTAGCTGTGGAGACGTTTTTGGGGGCCTCAAGACTCGCAGCCCGGTCGGAAGAATCTGCATCTGCATTGCGTGAACGTGTGACCTCAAAAGGAGGAACGACGGCAGCGGCTTTGGCTTCTTTTGATGGCGACAAATTAAAGGATATGATTGCTCGTGGTGTACGGCGTGCTAGAGATCGCTCAGAGGAGTTAGCTAAAGAGTTTGGAGGGGCGAAATAA
- a CDS encoding alpha/beta hydrolase, whose amino-acid sequence MNRRNEELLLIEGPSGSLEIVVNEPSDTSIGCALIAHPHPLYGGTFNNKVVQTLAKAFCALGLTAVRFNFRGVGNSDGVYDGGTGEIEDFEAVLTYASNRFQPKYLIFSGFSFGTYVVARAAKDKRPHQVVLIAPAVGKFKIENVPADSLVLHGEEDDVVLLSDVLDWARPQHVPVTVLPGAGHFFHGDLIRLQNVVINHCRQKLSS is encoded by the coding sequence TTGAACCGAAGAAATGAAGAGCTTTTATTGATTGAGGGCCCGTCCGGAAGTTTGGAAATCGTGGTCAATGAGCCGAGTGATACGAGTATCGGTTGTGCATTAATCGCTCATCCGCACCCCTTATATGGCGGGACCTTTAATAACAAAGTCGTGCAAACGCTTGCAAAAGCATTTTGTGCGTTGGGGCTAACCGCTGTGCGTTTTAACTTTAGAGGCGTCGGCAATAGCGATGGTGTCTACGATGGGGGTACAGGTGAGATTGAGGATTTTGAAGCGGTATTGACCTATGCCTCCAACAGATTTCAGCCAAAGTACTTAATTTTTTCTGGATTTTCTTTTGGTACCTACGTGGTTGCTCGGGCGGCAAAAGATAAAAGGCCCCATCAGGTTGTGCTGATCGCGCCTGCGGTGGGAAAATTTAAGATTGAGAATGTCCCTGCGGACTCCTTAGTGTTACATGGGGAAGAAGATGACGTGGTTCTGTTGTCTGACGTGCTAGATTGGGCTAGGCCGCAGCATGTACCCGTTACGGTACTCCCGGGAGCAGGGCACTTTTTTCATGGCGACTTAATTCGTCTTCAAAATGTAGTGATCAACCACTGTCGACAGAAGCTGTCGTCCTAG
- a CDS encoding YggT family protein: MIEAAIFLLKTVLGIFSLAFLLRFYLQIVRATPRNPLSIFVCAITDFAVIPARRFVPVWRGYDLSTFLLALLTEMLMLSMILILSGIDLKPSTLTSALAIFSLSVVSLAEMFVYIIIVVTFAQVILSWVNPYSPIVPLLTAMSSPFLDIFRRRFNPVGGVDLSPLFLLVTCQIFLIWPISKLYHSLLLFLGAS, from the coding sequence ATGATCGAGGCTGCCATTTTCTTGCTTAAAACAGTTTTGGGTATCTTCTCACTTGCGTTTCTGCTCCGGTTCTATTTGCAGATTGTACGAGCAACGCCACGCAACCCTTTAAGCATTTTCGTCTGCGCTATTACAGATTTTGCCGTAATACCTGCCCGGCGTTTCGTTCCTGTTTGGCGTGGCTATGACTTATCGACATTCTTATTGGCGCTACTCACAGAGATGTTGATGCTGAGCATGATTTTGATTTTAAGTGGGATAGATCTCAAACCTTCGACGCTCACGTCGGCTTTGGCAATCTTCTCTTTATCTGTGGTCAGCCTAGCTGAAATGTTCGTCTACATTATTATTGTGGTTACGTTTGCTCAAGTGATTTTATCTTGGGTTAATCCGTACAGTCCTATCGTGCCCTTGTTGACGGCCATGTCGTCTCCATTTTTAGATATCTTTAGGAGACGCTTCAACCCAGTAGGTGGCGTGGATTTGTCTCCGCTATTTTTGTTAGTGACGTGCCAGATTTTTTTAATCTGGCCAATTAGTAAGCTGTATCACAGCCTGCTGTTGTTTCTGGGCGCATCTTAG
- a CDS encoding YggS family pyridoxal phosphate-dependent enzyme — protein MTKERTISENLLLINAQISKALSRAGRKAESAQLIAVSKKFSADVIREAYQSGQLRFGENYVQEAINKIDTLSDLPLEWHFIGPIQSNKTRQIATKFDWVHSVDRIKIAQRLSETRSEVGHPLKVCLQVNITGEKTKQGCHISDVFELARVVQRLPYLDLRGLMTIPEENAEDGAVSETFRRLAELMDSLNQNDFELDVLSMGMSDDLEIGIQQGATFVRVGRGIFGAR, from the coding sequence ATGACGAAAGAGCGCACTATTAGTGAGAATTTGTTACTTATCAATGCTCAAATAAGTAAGGCGCTAAGCCGTGCGGGAAGGAAGGCAGAATCTGCGCAGTTGATTGCTGTAAGCAAAAAATTTTCTGCTGATGTAATCCGAGAAGCTTACCAATCAGGACAACTACGCTTTGGAGAGAATTATGTGCAAGAAGCGATTAATAAGATTGATACTTTGAGTGACTTGCCGCTTGAGTGGCATTTTATTGGGCCTATTCAGAGTAATAAGACAAGACAAATCGCGACTAAATTTGATTGGGTCCACTCTGTTGATCGAATAAAGATAGCCCAAAGACTCTCAGAGACAAGATCGGAAGTCGGTCATCCGCTGAAGGTTTGTTTGCAAGTGAACATAACAGGAGAAAAGACAAAGCAAGGGTGTCATATTTCAGATGTGTTCGAGCTTGCGCGAGTGGTGCAGCGCTTGCCCTATTTAGATCTGCGAGGCCTAATGACCATTCCAGAAGAGAATGCAGAGGATGGGGCCGTCTCAGAGACATTTCGACGGTTAGCCGAATTGATGGATTCCTTAAATCAAAATGATTTCGAGTTAGATGTGTTATCAATGGGCATGTCAGATGATTTAGAAATTGGCATCCAACAAGGAGCAACATTCGTGCGGGTGGGTCGAGGCATTTTTGGGGCTCGCTGA
- a CDS encoding CopD family protein yields MGIVKATHIILMVTWFAGLFYLPRLFVYHAMAADKTSQDRFKIMERKLFYGIMMPGALLTIATGFWLVIGGWGFESFWIQAKLCLVGVLVIYHIWCGVLVKKFKNDQNQHSHVWYRWFNEFPVFILVAIVFLVVLKP; encoded by the coding sequence ATGGGCATAGTGAAAGCAACGCATATTATTCTTATGGTGACATGGTTCGCTGGCTTATTTTACTTGCCGCGATTATTTGTTTATCACGCGATGGCTGCTGACAAAACCAGCCAAGATCGTTTCAAAATTATGGAACGCAAATTGTTTTATGGAATCATGATGCCTGGCGCATTACTGACCATAGCTACAGGGTTTTGGTTGGTAATTGGTGGATGGGGTTTCGAGAGTTTTTGGATTCAAGCAAAACTCTGTTTGGTGGGTGTGCTGGTGATCTATCACATTTGGTGTGGGGTGTTGGTTAAAAAATTTAAGAACGATCAAAACCAGCACTCCCATGTTTGGTACCGCTGGTTCAATGAATTCCCCGTATTCATACTGGTGGCAATTGTTTTCTTGGTAGTTTTAAAACCGTGA
- a CDS encoding (2Fe-2S) ferredoxin domain-containing protein, producing MSFYQHHVFFCCNQRTDGRSSCNDHGSQKLRDYAKARIKALGMSGADRVRINQAGCLDRCDEGPIIVIYPEEVWYTFIDEHDLDEIIDEHLVGGRIVERLKI from the coding sequence ATGAGCTTTTATCAGCACCACGTATTTTTTTGTTGTAACCAACGGACAGATGGCCGATCCTCTTGCAACGACCACGGCTCTCAGAAACTAAGGGATTATGCCAAGGCAAGGATTAAAGCGCTCGGCATGTCGGGGGCTGACCGTGTACGTATTAATCAAGCGGGGTGCTTGGATCGATGTGATGAAGGTCCGATCATCGTGATTTACCCTGAAGAGGTTTGGTATACCTTTATTGATGAGCATGATCTTGACGAAATTATTGATGAACACTTAGTAGGCGGACGCATTGTGGAGCGATTGAAAATTTGA
- a CDS encoding porin — MFTKSNKALIATAVAGALFSMTGSVAANNALIDKLFDKGVINDAEYQEIKAVKGDPESVKAKYKGGFSWETLDGKNKFAIQGRIQQDFYDYDHDLEKDTFDTRRVYIGVKATIDEVWGLEATMNPDSNKLEYAYIDFKPSKAFTARFGQQKFLSGYEEGTSSRFIDFTERSLADGLQPGKQVGVQVFGEPVKNTFFYAIGIYNGEGLNTNESDALRDQKDTMFTVAYNAAAALGAGKDSIAHIGFSRSQGARDYPSTGILFTIDGEAAGDDFGSWTLANGPSSFDRQHSNLSFVAAKGPFKLQGEATEVTVDTSSISETVEATYMALTYMLTGEHYAKSYSMTGRKATKPNAPYSKAGGKGAWELGFRTSQWDATDVATSNYTGSKDVRSTTFGVKFIPHEKVRFLLNFVNTQYDTPIVAAEGNENAVILRSQIDW; from the coding sequence ATGTTCACAAAAAGTAACAAAGCACTTATAGCCACGGCAGTTGCGGGCGCGTTATTCTCGATGACTGGTAGTGTTGCTGCAAATAATGCATTGATCGATAAACTCTTTGACAAAGGCGTAATCAATGACGCTGAGTATCAAGAGATCAAAGCAGTTAAAGGCGATCCCGAATCCGTTAAAGCGAAATATAAAGGTGGATTCAGTTGGGAAACTCTAGACGGCAAAAACAAGTTTGCGATTCAAGGACGAATCCAACAGGATTTCTATGACTATGACCACGACCTAGAAAAAGATACTTTCGACACCCGTCGGGTTTACATTGGAGTCAAAGCGACGATTGATGAGGTCTGGGGTTTGGAAGCGACTATGAATCCAGATTCAAACAAGCTTGAGTATGCCTACATTGATTTCAAACCCAGCAAAGCATTCACTGCACGTTTCGGACAACAAAAGTTCCTTTCGGGTTATGAGGAAGGCACCAGTTCACGATTTATTGACTTCACAGAGCGTTCACTTGCTGATGGCCTTCAACCTGGCAAGCAAGTTGGTGTGCAAGTCTTTGGCGAGCCCGTTAAAAATACGTTCTTCTATGCAATCGGCATCTACAACGGTGAAGGTTTGAATACAAACGAGAGTGATGCATTAAGGGATCAAAAGGACACAATGTTCACTGTTGCGTATAATGCGGCGGCTGCGTTAGGTGCTGGTAAAGATTCGATCGCCCATATCGGCTTCTCTCGGTCACAAGGCGCTAGGGATTACCCATCAACAGGCATACTTTTTACAATTGATGGTGAGGCGGCAGGCGATGATTTCGGTTCCTGGACACTGGCTAATGGTCCGAGCAGTTTTGATCGTCAGCACTCCAATCTGAGTTTTGTTGCCGCAAAGGGCCCGTTCAAATTACAGGGTGAAGCCACGGAGGTGACAGTTGACACCAGCTCGATATCTGAAACGGTTGAAGCAACCTATATGGCCTTAACGTACATGTTAACAGGTGAGCATTACGCTAAATCATACAGCATGACGGGGCGAAAGGCTACCAAGCCTAACGCACCTTATTCTAAGGCTGGCGGTAAGGGCGCATGGGAACTTGGGTTTCGTACGTCGCAGTGGGATGCCACAGATGTTGCCACCAGCAACTACACAGGTTCTAAGGATGTTAGATCAACGACGTTCGGCGTGAAATTTATCCCGCATGAAAAAGTTCGATTCTTGTTGAATTTCGTTAATACTCAGTACGACACACCGATTGTCGCTGCGGAGGGTAACGAAAATGCCGTTATCTTGAGATCTCAAATTGATTGGTGA
- a CDS encoding DHH family phosphoesterase produces MGEVDIFNGDADGLCGITQLRLAQPKKSSVITGVKRDNALLEQVMLFGVSQVTVVDISLHTNRDALSKTLAAGCMVEWFDHHHPGEIPNHPNLIAHIETHPNVCSSLIINTHLNGRFQNWAITGAFGDNLDQSARELAASGSLSIKSIEVLQELGNCINYNSYGESVEDLHYHPEELYCLMQQFDEPMSMVAETEVLQALKTYYNEDLSRARKVLTQTVNENVAIVVLPNTKWSRRINGIYANELANNFPKRAHAILVEKEKGYTVSIRAPKSNPTHAQQVALKFDTGGGRHAAAGIQHLPTDQLIRLTKELTRQYLSS; encoded by the coding sequence ATGGGTGAGGTGGATATTTTTAATGGTGATGCGGACGGACTCTGTGGGATCACGCAGCTTCGGCTAGCGCAACCCAAAAAATCCTCAGTAATTACCGGTGTAAAACGGGATAACGCGCTTTTAGAACAGGTCATGCTCTTTGGCGTGAGCCAAGTCACAGTTGTTGATATTTCTCTACATACCAATCGAGATGCTCTGAGTAAAACGCTTGCCGCCGGCTGTATGGTTGAATGGTTTGACCACCATCATCCTGGCGAGATCCCAAACCACCCTAACCTGATCGCACATATTGAGACTCATCCAAACGTCTGCAGCAGCCTCATCATCAACACCCACCTGAATGGTCGATTTCAAAACTGGGCCATCACTGGCGCTTTTGGAGACAACTTAGATCAAAGCGCGCGAGAACTCGCGGCATCCGGCAGTCTCTCCATAAAATCGATTGAAGTACTTCAGGAGCTGGGAAATTGCATTAACTACAACAGCTATGGTGAGTCCGTCGAAGACCTGCATTATCATCCGGAGGAACTTTACTGTTTAATGCAACAGTTCGATGAACCCATGAGTATGGTCGCCGAAACCGAGGTACTCCAAGCGCTCAAAACTTATTATAATGAGGACCTAAGTCGTGCACGTAAGGTGCTGACGCAAACCGTCAATGAAAATGTGGCTATCGTTGTTCTTCCCAATACAAAATGGAGCCGAAGAATTAATGGCATCTACGCAAACGAACTGGCAAATAACTTCCCCAAACGCGCCCACGCCATACTTGTTGAAAAGGAAAAAGGATATACAGTAAGTATTCGCGCACCCAAAAGTAATCCCACCCATGCGCAACAAGTTGCGCTCAAGTTTGACACCGGGGGCGGGCGCCACGCAGCGGCGGGGATACAGCATCTTCCTACAGATCAACTGATTCGTCTCACGAAAGAATTAACCCGTCAGTACCTCTCATCATAA